Proteins found in one Drosophila busckii strain San Diego stock center, stock number 13000-0081.31 chromosome 2R, ASM1175060v1, whole genome shotgun sequence genomic segment:
- the LOC108596459 gene encoding dihydroceramide fatty acyl 2-hydroxylase FAH2 encodes MAELSDKFIVKYRQQLYDLSQFMHKHPGGINTLKGLSQADITARFQKAPPHSDAAMYLMREYKVNDGASRRLETAKLKAIELPEQSNSSEEDNNNNHLDESMEHLVDWSKAMLPQIGKITKHYDEWVHKPVDRPLRLFGPWYLEMCTKTPWYIVPMFWLPVISMIIWKEIQNNNPSTFIGFFILGILFWTLLEYTLHRFVFHYKLNSDSHAWICTLHFMIHGLHHKVPFDPLRLVFPPVPGVILSLLIYTPISFFVYHPRIILSGGLFGYLCYDMIHYYLHYGNPRNYHMYHMKRYHYQHHFAHQDLGYGISTPLWDFIFKTPIHLRKLKYQLRWS; translated from the exons ATGGCGGAGCTCAGTGACAAGTTTATTGTGAAGTATCGCCAGCAGCTTTACGATCTGTCCCAGTTTATGCACAAACATCCGGGGGGCATTAACACACTCAAGGGTCTCAGTCAAGCGGATATAACAGCGCGTTTTCAAAAGGCGCCACCTCATTCCGATGCCGCCATGTACCTGATGCGAGAATATAAAGTGAATGATGGCGCTAGTCGAAGACTGGAGACAGCAAAACTCAAAGCTATTGAATTGCCGGAGCAGTCCAATAGTTCAGAGGAGgataacaataataatcacTTGGATGAGAGCATGGAG CATCTTGTGGATTGGTCAAAAGCTATGCTGCCACAAATtggaaaaataacaaaacactaTGACGAGTGGGTGCATAAGCCTGTAGACAGACCGCTAAGATTATTCGGGCCGTGGTACCTGGAAATGTGCACAAAAACACCTTGGTACATTGTGCCCATGTTTTGGTTGCCAGTCATCAGCATGATCATCTGGAAAGAAATACAGAACAATAAT CCTTCAACATTTATTGGTTTTTTCATCTTGGGCATATTATTTTGGACATTATTGGAATATACACTACATCGATTTGTATTCCATTATAAATTGAACAGCGATAGCCATGCGTGGATTTGCACATTACATTTTATGATACATGGCCTACATCACAAAGTTCCCTTCGATCCTTTGCGGCTTGTTTTCCCACCAGTGCCTGGAGTTATTCTTTCTCTGCTTATTTATACGCCGATATCTTTTTTTGTATATCATCCGCGTATAATTTTAAGTGGAGGTTTATTTGGCTATCTGTGCTATGACATGatacattattatttacattatggCAATCCACGTAATTATCACATGTATCACATGAAGCGCTATCATTACCAGCACCATTTTGCACATCAAGATCTCGGATATGGAATTAGTACACCTTTGTGggattttatatttaagacaCCCATTCATTTGCGTAAACTAAAATATCAACTGCGCTGGTCGTAA
- the LOC108596456 gene encoding nucleolar protein 9 — protein MQTENNAKRKRPKKRGSRFMRNAKGFGKQGIFGRGTHIDDEQFSYFINILDAMKGGLEDIEERINMANNVFEQTKEQEIHLASNQIVSKALESLIGFVDDAQLESYFNKFGNNLRPMCSDRFASHVLQKMLEIAFLRGLGQAAAQQVDDAVAAKRAKPDAAQIEEQYNLETSFSEQHREQCRQFVLRIAKFMLNNLEDFVWDSCATHIMRTAILCLVGIHVPKIAFEKGGAELAKHRKLYKVPEEWHEVMKEFPQRLEMWPQFSDFPYQDHSSALLGVICLALSVVDKSMLKHFGKKILMQSLLKPNDASDEKDEKPQEVKIEIDDEAEEDAAAPAAEQSAETTMPEETARETKLLASLPKVFHYQSAVILMETLLSVAGAKLLTQLYAMLFSGRIAYLAQQQQTNFAVQRLLQHIKEVPDFEAVCTELQPHIEPLLKMGYTGVVSSLSAACLRLGAKQAQLIAALQSALHVTGDKEKSKLFFNCLIKLKPHELLASDQSGFVHLHGSLIAQHILQFNKPIFLVNCILELPVTQLAQIFNTPNGSHIVDAFMQSQYIGEKSRERLIRLLDGFYVDLAITRHGSRVLDQCFKAAQEAQKLRIAKELCSKANMLKGSPFGRLIYTKYRLDTYKLSPTQWQASLGKDLEKAKDTATASKKRSASELFKDIIS, from the exons ATGCAAActgaaaacaatgcaaaacgTAAGCGACCCAAAAAGAGGGGCAGTCGCTTTATGCGCAATGCCAAAGGCTTTGGCAAGCAGGGCATTTTTGGACGCGGCACTCACATAGACGATGAGCAGTTTAGCTATTTCATCAACATACTGGATGCCATGAAAGGAGGCTTAGAGGATATAGAGGAGCGCA TTAACATGGCCAACAATGTGTTTGAGCAAACTAAAGAGCAGGAAATTCACTTGGCATCAAATCAGATTGTTTCCAAGGCGTTGGAATCTCTCATTGGTTTTGTAGATGATGCACAGCTGGAGAGCTATTTCAACAagtttggcaacaatttgcgTCCCATGTGCTCCGATCGCTTTGCTTCGCATGTGCTGCAAAAGATGCTGGAAATAGCATTTTTGCGTGGATTGGGACAGGCGGCCGCGCAACAGGTTGACGATGCAGTTGCGGCCAAACGCGCCAAGCCCGATGCAGCACAAATCGAAGAACAATATAATCTGGAGACAAGCTTTAGCGAGCAACATCGTGAGCAGTGCCGACAATTTGTGTTGCGCATAGCCAAATTTATGCTCAACAATTTGGAGGATTTTGTATGGGATAGTTGCGCTACGCATATAATGCGCACGGCAATTCTTTGCTTGGTAGGCATACATGTGCCCAAGATAGCCTTTGAGAAGGGTGGCGCGGAGCTTGCAAAGCATCGCAAGCTGTACAAGGTGCCGGAGGAGTGGCATGAGGTAATGAAGGAGTTTCCGCAGCGCTTGGAAATGTGGCCGCAGTTTTCCGACTTTCCCTACCAAGATCACTCTTCAGCGCTGCTGGGTGTAATTTGTCTGGCGCTCAGCGTAGTGGACAAAAGCATGTTGaaacattttggcaaaaaaattCTAATGCAAAGTCTGCTCAAACCCAACGATGCTTCAGACGAAAAAGATGAAAAGCCGCAGGAGGTGAAAATTGAAATCGATGATGAAGCTGAAGAGGATGCAGCTGCGCCGGCAGCAGAGCAATCTGCAGAAACAACAATGCCAGAGGAGACTGCTAGGGAAACTAAGCTATTAGCCTCGCTGCCTAAAGTATTTCATTACCAAAGCGCTGTTATACTCATGGAGACGCTGCTTAGCGTAGCAGGCGCCAAGCTGCTTACACAGCTCTATGCCATGCTCTTTAGTGGTCGAATTGCTTACTTggcccaacagcaacagaccaACTTTGCTGtgcagcgtctgctgcagCATATAAAAGAAGTGCCAGACTTTGAGGCTGTGTGCACAGAGCTGCAACCACACATAGAGCCACTGCTCAAAATGGGATACACGGGCGTTGTGTCTTCGTTAAGCGCCGCTTGTCTGCGTCTGGGTGCCAAGCAGGCACAGTTAATAGCCGCACTCCAAAGCGCTTTGCATGTCACCGGTGACAAGGAGAAGTCCAAGCTTTTCTTTAATTGTCTTATCAAATTGAAGCCACACGAGCTGTTGGCCAGCGATCAGTCGGGCTTTGTGCATTTGCATGGTTCGCTAATAGCGCAGCATATACTACAATTCAACAAGCCCATCTTTCTGGTCAACTGCATTTTGGAGCTGCCCGTCACGCAATTGGCACAGATCTTTAACACACCCAATGGCTCTCATATTGTGGATGCTTTTATGCAGAGCCAGTATATTGGCGAAAAATCACGTGAGCGTCTCATTCGTCTCCTGGATGGCTTCTATGTGGATCTAGCAATTACGCGCCATGGCTCACGCGTCCTGGACCAGTGCTTCAAAGCTGCCCAGGAGGCACAAAAGCTGCGCATTGCCAAGGAGCTATGCAGCAAGGCCAATATGCTGAAGGGCTCGCCCTTTGGACGACTTATCTACACCAAGTATCGCCTGGACACCTACAAACTATCGCCCACCCAATGGCAAGCTAGTCTGGGTAAAGATCTGGAGAAGGCTAAAGACACTGCGACGGCGTCTAAAAAACGTTCAGCCAGCGAGTTGTTTAAGGATATCATTAGCTAG
- the LOC108596455 gene encoding condensin complex subunit 1, whose translation MEDKQDFEFILPLNNGDLLNSRGDQFYVQEVYTSAEIPKHLQTCKTKLHLGDPFYIFEHFDTFYSIIELNTNDASAPKYLLRSFDLLYVTVDKLATQLMQLLTQSEPLSPTDRQRWLNLVKMTLYLFVNTVKRIDVGVHKAVQEQQLNQQKKRGKQVDEVESYPDWDVKRGKFLVQLYNVLQCPLEKLWNPPIADENFVCMICDICYRTLELVPPRNDNQHILDSVFQIFGTAIKRYNHAITFPARILQILRSTEHAANAIANGIVLLNEQYNISSVFSIIVKDMVEELLLDSSDSSLARNFSHFLTEYSAIAPQMIIPHLSKQIDELLDCESHVLRNCVLQIMGDAVVSELTSEELSEELKETRNEFLDNLLAHIMDISAHVRTKVLNVWHRLKEEHAIPLVYNNKVLSGAVGRLDDKSSLVRKSAIQLIKAFLENNPFAGKLQLEELIKEHEKQVQIMDELNDVLVEEREKVEKLESEWEELVPEILPIIEQNLREFPELEYDKEEIYDDLVRKALPLILEKSYSEALVVVRKADYVQGNHELSKLLSPEERCVYYLALYKTFLTLAKDFKSSVPEMQKQIKTVQFLKDSIEFAHTVAAAIPKITHLLMSKTNSDVFEAVDLFTTGYLFGIRGTEAGMQRMLLLVWNPDKEKRDAVSNAYSRVLFTSNLEGRAHAIKVVQNLSNFLATIEYGHYTALEVLMGEWVESDDIDALVIQVLYERFTLKLEGTSDNEARLALQLLIMASQSKSTIASANRAIIEDICTGQRAKRDPRIFTSCLKLLVNAVNNKNNNHFYKRCAGDNKFVQEITSMFFGFFFHPQLPDFDALAMSLLEYYYRMCQGPDLLAEQLIRELLKRFTDSWIVLQDVNAGEQPELPLTQTTEVPYSQPLPQSQSQTLSQTQSQPTQSQQQQQARMRVYLVTRFIFCVGYMTIKEMIFLDIDVYNNMKYREELTAAEEKNKRLAPAALNTLRRQTINSSAMEVRKRLSNVAAEPQQEPDEDLVGATAEDNIAEEINTICEDMLLYNPDAYLSKIYPIIIEICKRPGEYRNAELQQSATLALARLMTVSSKFCESNMSFLMNILGMTKNMKIKCNTVVGLSDLTFRFPNIIDPWTKYFYAQLHEKDTDLRLTAVKMLSHLILHEMIRVKGQIADLAVCIVDESAEIRDITQQFFKEIANKSNILYNVLPDIISKLGDINLHLHEDKYRTIMRYVLGLIQKDRQIETLVEKLCLRFPVARVERQWRDIGYCLSLLSYNERAIKKLIDNVQHYRDKVQVDEVYSFFKLIISNTNKLAKPELKAVVAEFETRLNECLQVNEPGEAAGNEAGATTNETRVNRTKAPSRPGTKPRGRRAAAVAASSNTTRRGRNTRVESSSEEQSDDSDENSPPPAARSQKQQQPPQSRRKKTAANSSESEEEVEQQRSSTARNRSSRARR comes from the exons ATGGAAGATAAACAAgattttgagtttattttgcCATTAAATAATGGCGATTTACTTAATTCCCGCGGTGACCAGTTCTATGTGCAGGAAGTCTACACGTCCGCTGAGATACCCAAGCATTTACAAA CCTGCAAAACTAAATTGCACCTGGGCGATCCATTTTACATATTCGAGCACTTTGatacattttattcaataattgaattgaacacAAATGATGCCTCTGCACCCAAGTATCTTTTGCGCTCCTTTGATTTGCTGTATGTGACAGTGGATAAGCTGGCCACGCAGTTAATGCAACTGCTAACACAGAGCGAGCCGCTGAGTCCAACTGATCGACAGCGTTGGTTGAATTTGGTCAAAATGACGctctatttatttgtaaatactGTGAAAAGAATTGATGTAGGTGTGCACAAGGCGGtgcaagagcaacagctaaaCCAACAGAAAAAGCGCGGCAAGCAAGTCGACGAGGTGGAATCCTATCCCGACTGGGATGTAAAGCGTGGCAAGTTTCTGGTGCAGCTCTACAATGTGCTGCAGTGCCCACTGGAGAAGCTCTGGAATCCCCCCATTGCCGATGAGAATTTTGTGTG catGATATGTGATATATGTTATCGCACTTTGGAGCTGGTGCCGCCACGCAATGATAATCAACATATACTGGACAGCGTATTTCAAATCTTTGGCACTGCCATCAAGCGCTACAATCATGCCATAACATTTCCCGCACGTATTTTGCAAATCTTGCGCAGCACGGAGCATGCGGCAAACGCCATAGCCAATGGCATTGTGCTACTAAACGAGCAGTATAACATTAGCTCTGTGTTTTCTATTATTGTCAAGGATATGGTGGAGGAACTGTTGCTGGATTCTTCCGATTCGTCATTGGCGCGCAACTTTTCACATTTTCTTACGGAGTACTCAGCCATAGCGCCTCAAATGATTATACCGCATCTGTCGAAGCAAATTGATGAGCTGCTGGACTGTGAATCGCATGTGTTGCGCAACTGCGTGCTGCAGATTATGGGTGATGCTGTTGTGAGCGAGCTCACCTCTGAGGAGCTAAGCGAGGAATTGAAAGAGACGCGCAATGAGTTTCTGGATAATTTGTTGGCCCATATTATGGATATATCTGCACATGTGCGTACTAAGGTGCTGAATGTCTGGCATCGTTTGAAGGAGGAGCATGCCATACCGCTGGTCTACAACAACAAGGTTCTAAGCGGTGCTGTTGGTCGCTTGGATGACAAAAGCTCGCTGGTGCGCAAGTCAGCCATACAGTTGATCAAGGCTTTTCTCGAGAACAATCCATTTGCGGGCAAGCTGCAGCTAGAGGAGCTGATCAAAGAGCATGAGAAGCAGGTGCAGATTATGGATGAGCTGAATGATGTGCTTGTCGAGGAGCGCGAGAAAGTAGAGAAACTGGAAAGCGAATGGGAGGAATTGGTACCAGAAATATTGCCCATTATAGAGCAGAATCTTAGAGAAT TTCCAGAGCTGGAGTATGATAAAGAGGAGATATATGACGATTTGGTGCGCAAAGCACTGCCGCTGATCTTGGAGAAGAGCTATAGCGAAGCTTTGGTGGTGGTGCGCAAGGCAGACTATGTTCAAGGCAATCATGAGTTGAG CAAACTGTTGAGCCCAGAAGAGCGTTGTGTGTACTATCTGGCGCTGTATAAGACCTTCCTGACTCTTGCAAAGGATTTTAAATCAAGT GTGCCTGAAATGCAGAAGCAAATTAAGACGGTGCAGTTTCTCAAGGACAGCATTGAGTTTGCGCATACTGTGGCCGCTGCAATCCCCAAAATAACGCATTTGCTCATGTCCAAAACCAATTCGGATGTATTTGAGGCTGTGGATTTGTTTACCACTGGCTATTTGTTTGGCATACGCGGCACAGAGGCGGGCATGCAACGCATGTTGCTTTTGGTTTGGAATCCCGACAAGGAGAAACGCGATGCCGTATCGAATGCCTATAGCCGCGTATTGTTTACCTCAAACTTGGAGGGTCGCGCGCATGCCATCAAGGTGGTGCAGAATTTATCCAACTTTTTGGCCACCATTGAATATGGCCACTATACAGCGCTTGAGGTGCTCATGGGCGAGTGGGTGGAGAGCGATGATATCGATGCGCTTGTTATTCAAGTGCTGTACGAGCGATTCACGCTAAAACTCGAAGGCACCAGCGACAATGAGGCACGtttggcgctgcagctgctcattaTGGCCTCGCAGTCCAAGTCGACCATTGCCTCGGCCAATCGTGCTATTATCGAAGATATATGCACAGGCCAGCGTGCCAAGCGTGATCCGCGCATCTTTACCAGCTGTCTGAAATTGTTGGTAAACGCggtcaataacaaaaacaataatcatTTCTATAAGCGTTGTGCCGGCGACAATAAGTTTGTACAGGAGATTACCAGCATGTTCTTCGGCTTCTTCTTTCATCCACAATTGCCGGACTTTGATGCGTTGGCCATGAGCTTGCTGGAGTATTATTATCGCATGTGCCAAGGGCCGGATTTGCTGGCGGAGCAGCTGATACGAGAGTTGCTTAAACGCTTCACCGACAGTTGGATAGTGTTGCAGGATGTGAATGCAGGGGAGCAGCCAGAGCTTCCATTGACGCAGACCACCGAGGTGCCCTACTCACAGCCGCTGCCACAATCACAATCGCAGACCTTGAGTCAAACACAATCGCAGCCaacgcagtcgcagcagcagcaacaggcacgCATGCGTGTTTATCTGGTAACACGCTTTATCTTCTGCGTGGGCTACATGACGATTAAGGAAATGATCTTCTTGGACATAGACGTGTACAACAATATGAAGTATAGGGAGGAGCTCACGGCAGCAGAGGAGAAAAACAAGCGCCTGGCACCGGCAGCTTTGAATACACTGCGCCGTCAGACCATCAACTCCTCGGCCATGGAGGTGCGCAAGCGTTTGTCCAATGTGGCCGCAGAGCCACAGCAGGAGCCCGACGAGGACTTGGTGGGCGCGACTGCAGAGGATAATATAGCTGAGGAAATCAACACCATATGCGAGGATATGCTGCTCTATAATCCAGATGCGTACTTGTCCAAAATTTATCCAATTATTATTGAGATTTGCAAACGTCCCGGCGAATATCGCAATGCGGAGCTGCAGCAGTCGGcaacgctggcgctggcacgTCTGATGACCGTTTCATCCAAGTTCTGCGAATCCAACATGTCCTTCCTCATGAACATACTCGGCATGACCAAGAATATGAAGATCAAGTGCAACACTGTTGTGGGCCTATCCGATCTGACGTTCCGCTTTCCCAACATTATCGATCCATGGACGAAATACTTTTATGCGCAGCTCCATGAAAAGGACACAGATCTGCGGCTTACGGCAGTTAAGATGTTGTCGCATCTGATACTACACGAAATGATACGGGTCAAGGGTCAAATAGCAGACCTGGCTGTCTGCATTGTGGATGAGAGCGCCGAGATACGCGACATAACGCAACAGTTCTTCAAGGAAATTGCAAACAAGTCGAATATATTGTATAATGTGCTGCCCGACATAATATCCAAATTGGGTGACATTAATCTACATCTGCATGAGGATAAGTATCGCACCATTATGCGCTATGTGCTGGGACTCATACAAAAGGATCGCCAGATTGAGACGCTTGTGGAGAAGCTCTGCCTGCGCTTTCCAGTTGCGCGCGTGGAGCGTCAATGGCGCGACATTGGCTACTGCCTCAGCCTGCTTAGCTACAACGAGCGCGCCATCAAGAAGCTCATTGACAATGTGCAGCATTATCGCGACAAGGTGCAGGTGGATGAGGTGTACAGTTTCTTCAAGCTCATCATAAGCAACACCAACAAGCTGGCCAAGCCGGAGCTTAAGGCTGTGGTGGCCGAGTTTGAAACGCGCCTCAACGAATGCCTGCAGGTCAACGAGCCAGGCGAGGCCGCCGGCAACGAAGCGGGCGCCACCACCAATGAAACGCGTGTGAATCGCACCAAGGCACCAAGCAGACCCGGCACCAAACCACGCGGACGCAGagctgccgccgtcgccgcaaGCAGCAACACTACCAGACGTGGTCGCAATACGCGCGTGGAGTCCAGCTCTGAGGAGCAAAGTGATGACAGCGATGAGAACTCACCGCCACCTGCTGCACGctcacaaaagcagcagcagccgccgcagtcCAGACGCAAAAAGACTGCCGCCAACTCAAGCGAAAGCGAGGAGgaagttgagcagcagcgcagctcaaCAGCGCGTAATAGAAGCTCACGCGCTCGtagataa
- the LOC108596460 gene encoding NF-kappa-B inhibitor-interacting Ras-like protein → MLNAKIGKVGKVLVCGMKNVGKTALIEQLVYGNINTETELHPTIEDIYVASVDTGRGGARETLRIYDTAGLQGEQAAQLPRHYLQFPDAYVLVYDPTDPRSLDMLADIKTDIDKHKEKKEVPVIVLANVRARNKKETPPTTPNRVESIMDRANNWCQRERIKHYTVNVMERPSLYEPFTALCARLHPPQTKSTFPQLRQVMQNRQKSEI, encoded by the exons ATGTTGAACGCGAAAATTGGAAAAGTTGGCAAGGTGCTTGTGTGCGGAATGAAAAATGTAGGAAAAACTGCGTTAATCGAGCAACTGGTGTACGGCAACATTAATACGGAGACA GAGCTGCATCCCACAATTGAAGATATATATGTGGCAAGTGTAGATACAGGTCGCGGTGGCGCTAGAGAAACGCTACGCATTTATGATACAGCCGGATTACAAGGGGAACAGGCCGCGCAGCTGCCGCGTCATTACCTGCAATTCCCAGATGCCTATGTGCTCGTATACGATCCTACCGATCCGCGCAGTCTAGATATGCTGGCAGACATCAAAACAGATATAGATAAACATAAAGAGAAAAAGGAAGTGCCTGTTATAGTGTTGGCCAATGTGCGAGCACGCAACAAAAAGGAGACACCGCCCACAACGCCAAATCGTGTTGAATCAATAATGGATCGTGCTAATAACTGGTGCCAAAGGGAGCGCATAAAACACTATACTGTCAATGTGATGGAACGTCCCTCACTGTACGAACCATTCACAGCGCTATGTGCGCGTCTGCATCCACCACAGACCAAGAGCACATTCCCACAGCTGCGTCAAGTGATGCAGAATCGGCAGAAAAGTGAAATCTAG
- the LOC108596462 gene encoding phospholipase A2 large subunit: MRVCTFLIALTALFASAPAYGTGITVPGTKWCGPGNTAANYEDLGTEVDIDICCRAHDHCEDKILSNEKLNGLNNDGVFPIFSCSCESAFRECLVALHSMESAALGRIYFRSTNVCFDYNHPIEACEQHQWDLFQSRCISYKLDEAQPARWQFYDLPYYTHMDEDS; this comes from the exons ATGCGCGTTTgtacttttttaattgccttgACCGCACTGTTTGCTTCTGCTCCAGCCTATGGGACAGGCATAACTGTTCCAGGCACAAAGTGGTGTGGACCTGGAAATACCGCTGCCAACTATGAGGATCTGGGTACCGAAGTCGATATAGACATATGCTGTCGGGCGCATGATCATTGCGAGGATAAAATACTGTCAAATGAAAAGCTTAATGGACTCAACAACGATGGCGTTTTTCCCAT CTTTTCCTGTAGCTGTGAGTCAGCTTTTCGTGAGTGCCTCGTAGCTTTGCATAGCATGGAGTCCGCTGCCCTGGGACGCATTTACTTTCGCTCCACTAATGTGTGCTTTGATTATAATCATCCAATTGAGGCTTGTGAGCAGCATCAGTGGGATCTCTTTCAAAGCCGTTGTATTAGCTATAAGCTGGATGAAGCCCAACCAGCACGCTGGCAATTCTACGATTTGCCCTACTACACGCACATGGATGAGGACAGTTAA
- the LOC108596458 gene encoding uncharacterized protein LOC108596458: MSNTTLRPIPTLKGIFSVPRPNPAERNFLKENKKSLRTLEKTTTEKLAAKEPVRPKWMPPLRRTASEARELSSETGSEVCLLRQQKQNSRSQQRLTKTVSDERYDGLNKASIQTIYPPPERRDQVEEKSSVELCVERCQSCGSQRTSSGTSIGIQTEDITDQLYLTNALKKCSLDSKSIAGENRFDGGGDYDDNYGSYSQYQDDNEQPLSARSRGSIGHKQASIHNSYMDEHVTMPMPAADGYGDEDEAPLSARSRATIASVASNATTKSKRRPHKLGSRDNLLLPHYLEKEKREKAEAKERFVAKDPDCPQGHVLLSEAERLSALNGAQQRFDKLIHELNHMPMTAQTLRVRARKAEIDKELTVVEDEIRIFSKAKVYVKANKSRNL; the protein is encoded by the exons ATGTCGAATACCACATTACGCCCAATACCAACATTGAAAGGCATTTTTTCAGTACCGC GCCCCAACCCGGCTGAGCGTAATTTTCTTaaggaaaacaaaaagagcTTGCGTACTTTGGAGAAAACAACCACAGAGAAGCTTGCTGCTAAGGAGCCAGTTCGTCCAAAATGGATGCCTCCTCTGCGTCGCACAGCATCAGAGGCACGCGAACTGTCCTCTGAAACAGGTAGCGAGGTTTGTCTGTTGCGCCAACAGAAACAAAATAGTCGCTCACAGCAACGCCTGACTAAGACAGTGTCCGATGAGCGTTACGATGGCCTTAATAAAGCATCTATACAAACAATTTACCCACCACCGGAACGACGTGATCAGGTTGAGGAGAAGTCATCTGTAGAATTGTGTGTAGAACGTTGTCAATCCTGCGGCTCACAGCGCACAAGCAGTGGCACCAGCATTGGTATACAAACAGAAGATATTACCGATCAGCTTTATCTAACCAATGCTTTGAAGAA ATGCAGCCTAGATAGCAAGTCAATTGCTGGCGAGAACCGTTTTGATGGCGGCGGCGACTATGATGATAACTATGGCAGCTACAGTCAGTACCAAGATGATAATGAACAGCCGCTCTCAGCTCGCTCACGTGGTAGTATTGGACATAAGCAAGCTTCTATACACAATTCATACATGGACGAACATGTAACCATGCCTATGCCAGCTGCAGATGGCTATGGTGACGAGGATGAAGCACCACTTAGCGCACGCAGCCGTGCCACTATAGCCAGCGTGGCTTCAAATGCTACTACAAAGTCTAAGCGTCGCCCGCACAAGCTAGGCT cacgCGATAATCTGCTCTTGCCTCACTATTTGGAGAAGGAGAAGCGTGAAAAGGCCGAGGCCAAGGAGCGCTTTGTGGCCAAAGATCCAGACTGCCCACAGGGACATGTGCTGCTCAGCGAAGCGGAACGTCTAAGCGCGCTCAACGGCGCCCAGCAAC GCTTTGACAAACTCATACACGAACTCAACCACATGCCCATGACTGCACAGACACTGCGCGTGCGTGCACGCAAGGCTGAGATTGACAAGGAACTAACTGTTGTTGAGGATGAAATACGCATCTTTTCCAAGGCCAAGGTCTATGTGAAAGCTAATAAATCGCGCAATCTCTAA
- the LOC108596461 gene encoding phospholipase A2 — protein sequence MRCKYLILICCYISSVWAFSDEAIFEDEDIYNQALPPTPHTGITAPGTKWCGPGNTAANYDDLGRERETDKCCRAHDHCEEIMESHKSLHGLPNNTDWFPILKCSCEQQFINCLQAVNTMTSNTLGRVYYATRSKCFALGHPTTSCKQYQEGTFRKRCIRYTVNKSTAKLWQLYDMPFYTTGVAARV from the exons ATGCGTTGCAAGTACCTGATTTTAATCTGCTGCTACATAAGCAGCGTCTGGGCCTTTAGTGACGAGGCCATATTTGAGGATGAGGACATCTACAATCAAGCGCTGCCGCCAACGCCTCACACAGGCATCACTGCGCCCGGCACAAAGTGGTGCGGACCTGGCAATACTGCAGCCAACTATGATGATTTGGGTCGGGAGCGTGAAACGGATAAATGTTGTAGAGCACACGACCACTGCGAGGAAATCATGGAGTCGCATAAGTCATTGCATGGCTTGCCCAACAATACGGACTGGTTTCCCAT ATTGAAATGCAGCTGCGAGCAGCAGTTCATCAATTGCCTGCAGGCGGTGAACACAATGACCTCCAATACCTTGGGACGCGTCTACTATGCCACGCGCAGCAAGTGCTTTGCCTTGGGTCATCCCACGacaagctgcaagcaataCCAGGAGGGCACGTTTCGCAAGCGTTGCATACGCTATACGGTGAACAAGTCGACGGCCAAGCTGTGGCAGCTTTATGACATGCCCTTTTATACAACGGGAGTTGCAGCAAGGGTCTGA